One window of the Marinilactibacillus sp. Marseille-P9653 genome contains the following:
- a CDS encoding DUF1617 family protein, producing MKKLVFKNKDLPKIAGFLNSATLAPKPTRGKHKLLDRVEEKRKEFSTDEMEIVKTIAQIDENGEIEYSDDSRPLVRKDATKAEQKAFTDAMDVLSNEEVVIEFAEYSKKYESLFKALEEYEEKIPAEVSYGYSLLMDAYEENKEDEQ from the coding sequence ATGAAAAAGCTAGTATTCAAAAATAAAGATTTACCGAAGATCGCAGGGTTTTTAAATTCTGCGACGTTAGCTCCAAAGCCGACTCGAGGAAAGCACAAGCTACTTGACCGTGTAGAAGAAAAACGGAAAGAATTCTCAACGGATGAAATGGAGATTGTGAAGACGATTGCCCAAATAGATGAAAACGGAGAGATCGAGTACAGTGATGATTCTAGACCATTAGTGAGAAAAGATGCCACTAAAGCAGAACAAAAAGCTTTCACTGATGCAATGGACGTCCTTTCAAATGAAGAAGTCGTAATTGAATTTGCGGAGTACAGTAAAAAGTATGAATCGTTATTCAAGGCTTTAGAGGAATATGAAGAGAAGATTCCGGCAGAAGTTAGTTATGGGTATTCGTTACTCATGGATGCCTATGAAGAAAACAAGGAGGATGAACAATGA
- a CDS encoding phage holin family protein, with amino-acid sequence MLLEYSDITGQVVQIYKNGFMHALIWCVFFDILTGLLKSFKTGETSSTVSLFGIAKHALVVLLMFVLNVYLPLFGFALYAQGFTLWMIITYAISLTENWGHLGLPLPDVVRSSLIKLKKSTENKIHIDANVMKIEGNNEETEKRVTDIENTLNNSTSQQLKNKGEE; translated from the coding sequence TTGTTACTAGAGTATTCAGATATCACAGGACAAGTTGTACAGATTTATAAGAATGGATTCATGCACGCGCTGATCTGGTGCGTGTTTTTTGATATCCTCACAGGACTATTGAAGTCGTTTAAAACAGGAGAGACAAGTTCAACAGTTAGTTTATTTGGGATAGCCAAACATGCATTAGTGGTACTTTTGATGTTTGTTTTGAATGTCTATTTACCACTGTTTGGTTTTGCCTTGTATGCGCAAGGTTTTACGTTATGGATGATTATAACGTATGCAATAAGTCTTACAGAAAACTGGGGCCATTTAGGGTTGCCGTTGCCAGACGTAGTCAGAAGTTCATTGATCAAATTGAAGAAGTCGACGGAGAACAAAATTCATATTGATGCCAATGTTATGAAAATTGAGGGTAATAATGAAGAAACAGAAAAACGTGTGACGGATATTGAAAACACTCTGAATAATAGTACATCTCAACAACTAAAAAATAAGGGGGAAGAATAA